One window of the Chryseobacterium sp. CY350 genome contains the following:
- a CDS encoding Lrp/AsnC family transcriptional regulator — protein MSLDHFDRQILKILSDNSRLAYAEIGRKISLSQSATKERIQNLIDEGIIKKFSIDVDYQKLGFGLRVIINLKFINDDFKRFISNISKFPEIVRCQRITGEYCITADCVLRDSSHLTDMIDRLINYGIPSSAIQLSEIETGNFFS, from the coding sequence ATGAGTTTAGATCACTTTGATCGGCAGATTTTAAAAATTTTAAGCGATAATTCCCGACTGGCTTATGCCGAAATCGGTCGCAAGATATCTCTTTCGCAGTCTGCCACGAAGGAGAGAATTCAAAATTTAATTGATGAAGGTATCATTAAAAAATTCAGTATAGATGTTGATTATCAAAAGCTGGGATTCGGTCTTCGCGTGATTATTAATCTGAAGTTCATCAATGATGATTTCAAAAGATTCATCAGCAATATCTCTAAATTTCCGGAAATAGTTCGTTGTCAAAGAATTACTGGAGAATATTGTATTACTGCAGATTGTGTCTTGCGGGACAGTAGCCATCTGACTGATATGATCGACCGTCTGATCAATTATGGAATACCAAGCAGTGCGATTCAATTATCAGAAATTGAAACAGGAAATTTTTTCAGTTAA
- the hxpB gene encoding hexitol phosphatase HxpB, translating into MDQVKAVIFDMDGVLIDSEKFWKQAESEVFSSLGVNVLDEFTALTKSMTTKEVTRFWYKRFPWLGLTLNAVEEKVVRRVMELIKTENCEMKGIKTFIESLHGLGFKIGLATNSPSIIIPVVLNKLGIAHYFNAVTSAEEVPRGKPDPAVYELTANKLQVDPKLCIAIEDSYSGILAAKSAGMKTAAYIMKNTFVYEADLIMNAFNNENRSQLTNIFN; encoded by the coding sequence ATGGATCAGGTAAAAGCGGTTATATTTGATATGGATGGTGTACTGATCGATTCTGAAAAATTCTGGAAACAGGCAGAATCTGAAGTTTTCAGTTCGCTTGGTGTAAATGTTTTAGACGAATTTACGGCATTGACTAAGTCAATGACAACTAAAGAAGTAACTAGGTTTTGGTATAAAAGATTTCCGTGGTTAGGTCTCACTCTTAACGCTGTAGAGGAAAAAGTTGTTCGCAGGGTCATGGAACTGATAAAAACTGAAAATTGTGAGATGAAAGGCATTAAAACATTCATAGAATCTTTACATGGATTAGGATTTAAGATAGGTCTGGCTACTAATTCTCCGTCCATAATAATTCCGGTAGTTCTAAATAAATTGGGAATTGCCCATTACTTTAATGCTGTGACATCTGCAGAGGAAGTGCCCAGAGGAAAACCGGATCCAGCGGTTTATGAACTAACAGCGAACAAACTTCAGGTCGATCCCAAATTATGTATTGCCATCGAAGATTCTTATTCTGGAATCCTTGCGGCAAAATCAGCCGGAATGAAAACAGCAGCGTACATCATGAAAAATACGTTTGTTTATGAAGCCGATCTGATAATGAATGCCTTTAATAATGAAAACAGATCTCAACTCACAAATATCTTTAACTGA
- the tenA gene encoding thiaminase II yields MTWSELTWKQIEDRYQSILEMPFVVELANGTLPKEKFQFYMAQDSLYLEHFGRALALIAARANDISQTLKYLKYAETAIVVENILHESYFKDFGLTEKGEIQPACHHYIHFLKSTAALDSVEIAMAAVLPCFWIYKKVGDHIYNHLQSEKNPYQRWIDTYGGEEFADAVEQAINLCDEVASETTPAVREKMTEVFITSSRMEYHFWEAAYDLKKWA; encoded by the coding sequence ATGACCTGGTCTGAATTAACCTGGAAACAAATCGAAGATCGATATCAATCTATCCTAGAAATGCCTTTTGTCGTTGAATTAGCGAATGGTACTTTGCCTAAAGAAAAATTTCAGTTCTATATGGCTCAGGACTCTTTGTATCTCGAACATTTTGGAAGAGCGCTGGCATTGATTGCAGCGAGAGCAAACGACATCAGTCAAACATTAAAGTATCTTAAATATGCAGAAACGGCCATAGTAGTAGAAAATATACTGCACGAATCTTATTTTAAAGACTTCGGCTTAACTGAAAAAGGAGAAATACAGCCTGCGTGTCATCATTATATTCACTTTCTTAAGAGCACAGCTGCACTGGATTCTGTAGAGATTGCAATGGCTGCGGTTCTGCCCTGCTTTTGGATCTATAAAAAAGTGGGAGACCATATTTACAATCATCTTCAATCTGAAAAAAATCCCTATCAAAGGTGGATTGATACGTACGGTGGTGAAGAATTTGCAGACGCCGTAGAACAGGCGATCAATCTCTGTGATGAGGTTGCATCAGAAACTACTCCTGCTGTCAGAGAAAAAATGACAGAAGTATTTATCACCTCCTCACGAATGGAATATCATTTCTGGGAAGCTGCATATGATCTTAAAAAATGGGCTTAA
- the thiD gene encoding bifunctional hydroxymethylpyrimidine kinase/phosphomethylpyrimidine kinase: MKKYTYPSVLTIAGFDSSGGAGIQADIKTISALGCYATSVLTALPVQNTMGVRKIYPIPMEAVADQIEAVLDDIVPQAIKIGMVHTSLLVETIANTLNKYPKIPIVFDPVMVATSGHRLIEEETIDTIVKKLFPMADVITPNMDEASILAGMDVKTLEDMQAAGKKILRSGCKNILLKGGHQESPTVTSLFFDENGQQYSFETEKFITNNTHGSGCSLSSAIAAYIARGEELLKAVELAQNYVFEAIKQGKDVITGKGNGPLNHFFNPNKLIKK; this comes from the coding sequence ATGAAGAAATATACGTATCCTTCTGTGCTGACAATTGCAGGTTTTGACAGCAGCGGCGGTGCCGGAATCCAGGCAGATATCAAGACAATTTCAGCTTTAGGATGTTACGCTACCTCCGTGCTTACTGCGCTTCCCGTCCAAAATACAATGGGTGTGAGAAAGATATACCCTATTCCAATGGAAGCAGTTGCCGATCAGATCGAAGCGGTGCTTGATGACATCGTTCCCCAAGCGATTAAGATTGGAATGGTTCATACCTCACTGTTGGTAGAAACGATCGCAAACACTTTAAATAAATATCCGAAAATTCCGATCGTATTTGATCCTGTAATGGTGGCCACAAGCGGACATCGATTGATCGAAGAAGAAACCATTGATACGATTGTTAAAAAACTATTCCCGATGGCAGATGTTATCACACCCAATATGGATGAGGCTTCGATACTTGCAGGAATGGATGTGAAAACTTTAGAAGATATGCAGGCTGCAGGAAAAAAGATTTTAAGGTCGGGCTGTAAAAATATATTGCTGAAAGGCGGACATCAGGAATCTCCCACCGTAACCTCATTGTTTTTTGATGAAAATGGTCAACAATATTCTTTTGAAACCGAAAAGTTTATCACTAATAATACCCACGGTTCCGGCTGTAGTCTTTCCTCGGCAATTGCCGCTTACATTGCGCGAGGTGAAGAATTATTGAAGGCGGTAGAACTCGCACAAAACTATGTTTTTGAAGCCATCAAACAAGGAAAGGACGTAATAACAGGCAAGGGAAATGGCCCCTTGAATCACTTTTTTAACCCAAATAAATTAATTAAAAAATGA